Within the Gordonia westfalica genome, the region CGATCCTGACCGCCGATCCGCCGGAGGAGCAGTTGGGTCACGTCAAGGCCGAGCACGAGCTCGAGGCCGCGGAGCGCAAGGCTCTCCGCGAGCTCCAGGCCAAGGGTGGCAACCCCTTCGACGAGTAGTAGCCACACGAGACAGCGGGCCGTCGCGCACCATCAGGTGCACGACGGCCCGCTGTTTTTGTACCCCTCCCCTCCCCCACCAGGAGGAGCGCGTCCGCTCCCACGGCCGCGGCGCGGATGTGGCACGGTGGACACCATGCGCCGGTTACGTCATCGTGCTTCCGGTCTGTCCCAGATCACCCGTGGGATGGGCACTCTCGACGCCGAGATCTACGACTCGATCGCCCGGTCGCCGAGCCCGTTGCTCGACAAGACGATGCCCGTACTGACCCACGCGGCCGATCATTCGAAGCTCTGGATGGCGATCGCCGCCGGACTCGCCGTCTCCGGCCGACCGTCGCTCCAGCGCGGTGCTGCCCGCGGCATCGTCTCTCTCGCGGCCACCAGTCTCGTGACGAACCAGGCGGCCAAGCGGATTCGCCGCCGTCCGCGCCCTTCCACCGGACTCATACCTGTCCCCCGACGCGGTCGCAGACAGCCGACGTCGAACTCGCTGCCCTCCGGCCATTCGGCCAGTGCCGCGGCCTTTGCGGTCGGCGTCGCCGCCGAGAGCCCACCCGCAGGCCTGGTGTTGGGGGCGCTCGCCGGACTCGTCGGCCTGTCCCGGGTCGCCACCGGCGCCCACTACCCCGGCGACGTGGTGGCCGGTCTCGGGATCGGTGCTGCCATCGCGACCGTGGGGACCCGCGTGGTACCGCCGATCACCCGACCCTCCCTGTCTCTCGCCGATCCGACCACCGTCGACGCCGAACCCCGCCCGGACGGCGCCGGACTGGTCGTGGTGGTGAACCCGACATCCGGGGACGGCCGCGGACGCCAGGTCCTCGACGCCATCCGCGACGCACTTCCCGCGGCAGAGGTTGTCGTGCTCGACGAGAACGACGACATCGCATCGGTGTTCGCCGATGTCGCGGCACGCGCGTCGATCATCGGCGTCGCAGGTGGGGACGGCACCGTGGCCTGTGCGGCCGGTGCCGCCATCCATGCGGATCTACCACTGGCGGTCTTCCCGGCGGGCACCTTCAACCACTTCGCTCGCGACATCGGCTGCGGGACGGTCGAGGCCACCGTCGACGCCGTCGCCTCCGGGTCCGTGATCAAGGTCGATGCGGTGTGGCTCAACGACTCTCGACTCATCCTCAACACCGCCAGTATCGGGGCCTACCCGCACTTCGTCCGGATCCGGGAGCGCCTCCGGCATCGCATCAGCCGTCCTCTCGCCACCGCCACCGCGATCTTCCGGGTGATCCGCAAGGAAGCGAACGTTCGCATCGAAGTGGAAGGGCAGGTTCTCGACGTCTCCCTGTTCCTGATCGGGAACTCGATCTATCAACCGACGGGTTTTCTCCCCACCCGACGCCTCCGGCTCGACGACGGCCTGCTCGACGTCCGGATTCTGGAGACGGGACACCGCTGGGCGACCCTGCGCCTGTTGGGGTCCCTGGCCGGCGGCCGCTTGGAGCGGTCCCGGCTGTACCACGAGATGCAGGTACCCGAGTTCCGCTTCACCACGGTCGACGGCCCGGTCGCGGTGTCGCACGACGGCGAGGTCGAAGACAGCTTCACGGACGCCCATTTCCGTGTGGACTACCGCAGGCTCAAGGTGTACTCGCCGGCGCGCTCACCGCGCTTCTGACGGGACCGATGGACCGACACGAGTATCGGGCCCCGCATACGACAAGACGACGCCCCACCGGGAAGGTGGGGCGTCGTCTCTGTTGGTTCTACTGAGAAGTCAGTGCTTCTCGGGACCGACGTGGTACTCGAAGACCAGTCCGGCCGCGGTACCCAGGATCACCGCGACCGCGAAGATCGAGAGCCACCAGTTGCCTGAGGCGAAGCCCACGGCGAAGGTCGAGGCACCGAGCGCGATCAGGATGGGCCACCAGGAGTGCGGGCTGAAGAAGCCCAACTCGCCTGCGCCGTCCTCGATCTCGGCATCTTCGTAGTCCTCGGGCCGAATCTCGACGCGGCGCGACACGAAGCGGAAGAACGTGCCCGCGATCAGCGTCAGACCGGCGGCGAAGAACAGGCCGACGACGCCGACCCACTCGATGCCCTTGCTGGTGAACGCGGTGAACAGGGTGTACGCGACACCTGTCAGCGCGAAGAAGGCTGTCAACATCTCGAAGAGGCGTGCTTCGATTTTCATCGTCAGCTCTCCTTCTTGGTGCAGTTGGCGAGGGTCGGGTCATCCGGGTTGCCGCTGGCGGTCACCGAACCGTCGGACTTGCGACGGGTGTCGAACGGAACCGTGGTGACGGCTTCCGGCGCCTGACAGATCGACGCGAGCGCCTCGGCGTTGGTCGCCTGCGGGTTCGACTGGCGGAACCGGATGTAGCTGTCGAAGTCTTCCGGCGTGACCGCGCGGACCTCGAAGTTCATCATCGAGTGGTAGGTGCCGCACATCTCGGCGCAGCGGCCGACGAAGGCTCCGGTGCGGTCGATCGCGCCGATCTGGAAGATCGGGTCGGTCGAGTTCTGCTCCGGGAACGGCATCACGTCGCGCTTGTACAGGAACTCCGGCACCCAGAAGGAGTGGATGACGTCGGCCGAGGCGATGTTGAACTCAATGCGCTTACCGGTCGGCAGCACCAGGACCGGGATCTCCGACGACGAGCCGAGGGTCTCGATCTTGTTGAACTTCAGGTAGTCGCGGATGTCGTCGTCACGGCCGCCGGCGGGACCGGGCAGCTCTTCGCCGTGTTCGCCGCCGTGCTCGACCTCGGGCTCGGCGACGGTCTTGCCCGCCTGCTGCTGAACCTGGAACGGGTTGCCCGCGGCCTCGAAGCCGTCGTAGGTCGATCCGTCGTCGAAGACGACCTTGTTGTAGCCGAACTTCCAGTTCCACTGGAACGCGGTCACGTCGACCACGACCTTGGAGTCGTCGTTCTTGCCCTCGACGTCGTTCTGCACGATCACGGTGAAGTAGAACAGCACCGCGATGATGACGAACGGAATCGCCGTGTAGGTGAGCTCCAACGGGACGTTGTACGCGGTCTGACGCGGGAACACGCCCTTCTTGGCGTCGTTCGCGCGGTGGAACGTGATCGTCCAGAAGATCAGCGCCCAGACCAGAATGCCCATGACGAGTGCGGCGATGACGGACCAGGTCCAGAGATCGACCATCTTCTTACCCTGGGGCGTGACGCCCTCAGGCCAACCGAAACGCATCGCCTCATTGGCGTCGCATCCCGACATCAGCAGTGCGCCGAGTCCGAGAGCGACGACGATTCCCAGTCGCTTCATCGTCTGCGACGCGGATGAGACACGCCGCGCTCGGGGCCGTCCACCGTGTGCCAATTTCACGCCTTCCTGCTCGCTCACCGGCGCCCGTGCGCCGTAGTGAGTGCATGCCACATGACCTGCAAGGGCAAGGCCCCGCCGTGGACACACAACGAAGTCTTGCACCTAGTACTACGCAGCGTAGACCAACCCGGAGAAGCTTTCGTGATTGGGGTTTGATCCGGCCGTGTCCGAGCACTCCAGGTCGGAATCGCGCAGGTGGCTCAGGCATACTCGGACGCGACCCGATGTGCGTCGGGACCTGTTCATCGCGACGAGATTGGGGAGAAACCAACGTGTGTGGTCTGCTCGGCCTTCTGACATCCGACCGGACGGCCGCCGAGGTCGTCGACGCGGTGGCGGTGGCCTCGCACTGCATGCGGCATCGCGGCCCCGACGAGCCCGGCACCTGGCATGACGAGAACATCGTCTTCGGATTCAACCGCCTGTCGATCATCGACATCGAGCACTCGCATCAGCCGCTGCGCTGGGGACCGCCGGAGAACCCGAACCGCTACGCGCTGGTCTTCAACGGCGAGATCTACAACTACCTGGAGATCCGGGCGGAGCTCACCAGGGACGAGGGAGCGATCTTCCGCACCGAGGGTGACGGCGAGGCGATCGTCGCCGCCTTCCACCACTGGGGTCCCGACGCGGTGCGGCGCCTCCGCGGCATGTTCGCGTTCGCCATCTGGGACACCGAGAACCGGTCGCTGTTCCTCGCCCGCGACCCGTTCGGCATCAAGCCGCTGTTCGTCGCGTCGGGCCCCGGCGGCCTGGTCTTCGGCAGCGAGAAGAAGTCCCTCCTCGAACTGATCGAGCGCGTCGGCCTGACCAAGGAACTGGACCCGCGCGCGGTCGAGCACTACACCGTGCTGCAGTACGTCCCGGAACCCGAGACCATCCACGCGTCGATCCGCCGACTGGAGTCGGGGTGCCACGCCACCGCCACCCCCGGCAGCCCGCTGTCGATCCGCCGCTACTTCACGCCGCAGTTCGGTGTGCGTCCGGTCACCGACGCCACACGGCAGAAGCGCTACGACGAGATCGCGGACGTGCTCGCGGATTCGGTGGCGAAGCACATGCGCGCCGACGTGACGGTCGGCTCGTTCCTGTCGGGCGGCATCGACTCGACGGCGATCGCCGCGCTGGCGATCCGCCACAACCCCGACCTGATCACCTTCACCACCGGTTTCGAGCGTGAGGGCTATTCGGAGGTCGACGTGGCCGCCGAGTCGGCCGAGGCGATCGGCGCGAAGCACGTCGTCAAGGTCGTCGGACCGTCGGAGTTCATCGAGGCGCTGCCGTCGATCGTCTGGTATCTCGACGACCCGGTCGCCGACCCCGCTCTCGTCCCGCTGTACTTCGTCGCCGCGGAGGCACGCAAGCACGTGAAGGTCGTGCTGTCCGGTGAGGGCGCCGACGAACTCTTCGGCGGCTACACGATCTACAAGGAACCGCTGTCGCTCGCGGCCTTCGACCGTCTCCCCGCCCGCTGCGCCGCGCGGCCGGCAAGATCTCCGACCGCATCCCGGAGGGCACCCGCGGCAAGAGCCTGCTGCACCGCGGCTCGCTCACCCTCGAGGAGCGCTACTACGGCAACGCCCGCAGCTTCGACGACGCGCGGCTGCGCGCGGTGCTGCGCGACTACCGGCCCGAGTGGACCCACACCGACGTCACCGCACCGATCTACGCGATGAGCGAGGGCTGGGATCCGGTGGCCCGCATGCAGCATCTCGATCTGTTCACGTGGCTGCGCGGCGACATCCTCGTGAAGGCCGACAAGATCACCATGGCCAACTCACTCGAGCTGCGTGTGCCGTTCCTCGATCCGGAGGTCTTCGCCATCGCCGAGCGACTGCCGCACGACGAGAAGATCTCGCACGGCACCACCAAGTACGCGCTGCGCAAGGCGCTCGAGCAGATCGTCCCGGCACACGTCCTGCACCGCAAGAAGCTCGGCTTCCCGGTCCCTATCCGGCACTGGCTGGCGGGCACCGAGATGTACGACTGGGCGCACGACACGATCACCAGAAGTCAGACCGATCACATCTTCGACAAGAACGCGGTGATCGCGATGCTGAACGAGCATCGGGAAGGCGTGGTCGACAACAGCCGTCGCCTGTGGACGGTGCTGATCTTCATGATCTGGCACGGGATCTTCGTCGAGGGCACGATCGTGCCGGACATCGTCGACCACACGTATCCGGTCCGCCTCTAGCCCCTGTCGCCCCGGCCCCGAAAACCACCCCTGGAAACCGCCCCTGGAAACGACCCTCGCCAGACGAACCGACGACATAGCGGGCTGAGGCAAAATTCGGGCCCGATAGTGCGTTCGGCGAGCCTCTGAAGGGCGCTTACCAGGGGCGGTTTTCAGTGGTCAGGCGCGCGCTCAGTGGGCCAGTTTGAGGCCGATGACGCCGCCGACGATCATCACCAGGCACAGCGCCTGGACCAGCGAAACCGGCTGCTCACCGGTCGCCATCGCGTAGACGACGGTCAGCACCGCGCCGATGCCGACCCACACGGCGTAGGCGGTGCCGACCGGCAGATCGCGCATCGCATAGGCCAGGCCGGCCATGCTGGCGCCCAGCGCCACGAAGAAGACCACCGACGGCGCGAGCTTGGTGAAGCCCTCGGATTTGCCCAGCGCGGTGGCCCACACGGCTTCGAGAACACCGGACACCACCAGGATCAACCACGACATGACAGCCTCCTGCGGGCCGTCTTGTCGCTCACCGGGTACAGCACCCCTCGTCCGGGAGTCCAGAAGAGCGGACTCTGCCTCCACGCTGTCACACGGCGGCTTCCGGCGGCAATGTCAGACCGGTCACCAGCCCCTGAACGGCAAAACGGGTGGTGCCGGCCGTAGCCTGCACCACCCGTCCGCGAACGAAACGTCTCAGAAAGCGGCTTTGATCTCCGCAGCCGCTTCGGCGCCGTAGGCACCCTCGATGCGTGCGAACGCCGATTCTGCGTCCCAGGACCAGTCCTGTGTCGACACGGTCTCGAGGACCAGGACGGCGACCATCGAGCCGACCTGTGCGGCGCGTTCGAAGCCGAGCCCCTTGGACAGGGCCGACAGGAAGCCGGCGCGGAAGCCGTCGCCGACGCCGGTCGGGTCGACCTTGGCGGTCTCCGGCACGACGGGGACATGGATGCGGGTGCCGTCGCGCTCGACGATCTCGACGCCGTCCTTGCCGAGGGTCGTGATGCGGACGCCGACCATCTGCGCGACCTGCGCCTCGGACAGGCCGGCCTTCTGGCGCAGCAGGCCCCACTCGTATTCGTTGGTGAACAGGTAGGCGGCGCCGTCGATCAGGGTCCGGGCCTGCTCGCCGTCGAGGCGGGCGAGCTGCTGGCTCGGGTCGGCGGCGAACGGGATGTCCGCCGAGCGGCACGCCTCGGTGTGGCTGAGCATGCCGGCCGGGTCGTCGGCGCCGATGAGCACGAGTTCCGGTGCACCGGTCTCGGCGATGACGTCGGCGAGGGAGATGTCGCGGCTCTCGCTCATGGCGCCCGCGTAGAAGGTGGCGAGCTGCGCCATCGTCTCGTCGGTCGTGCACATGAAGCGGGCGGTGTGGTGGGTCTCCGAGACCCGGACGCCGCGGCAGTCGACGCCGTTGGACTCGAGCCACTTCCGGTAGTCGTGGAAGTCCGAACCGACCGCTCCGACGAGCACCGGATTGCCGCCGAGCTGGCCCATGGCGTAGCAGATGTTGCCGCCGACGCCGCCGCGGCGCACGACGAGGTCCTCCACGAGGAAGCTGAGCGAGATGTGTTCGAGGTGGTCTCCGAGCAGCTGCTCGGAGAACTTGCCGGGGAACTTCATCAGATGGTCGGTTGCGATGGACCCGCATACAACGATTGCCACTAGCGTTCTCAGCCCTTCAGATGTTTGGTCGGACAGCTGTCCACGCTACCCACTCCCCCGACATACGACACCGGCCGCATCCCGAAAGGGGATACGGCCGGTGTCAGAGAATGTGATCGACTCAGTTGAACGAGTCGCCGCAGGCGCAGCTGCCGGTGGCGTTCGGGTTGTCGATGGTGAAGCCCTGCTTCTCGATGGTGTCGACGAAGTCGATGGTGGCACCCTGCACATAGGGCGCGCTCATCCGGTCGACGGCCAGCGTGACGCCGCCGAAGTCGGAGGTGATGTCGCCGTCGAGGGTGCGATCGTCGAAGAAGAGCTGGTAGCGCAGACCAGCGCATCCACCGGGCTGCACGGCGATGCGCAGCGCGAGGTCGTCGCGACCTTCCTGGTCGAGCAGTGCCTTTGCCTTCACAGCGGCTGCATCGCTGAGGATGATGCCGGTGGCAGTGCCCGTTTCGTTCTGCACGGTCATTGATGCTCCTGTAGTGGTGTGGTCCCGGTGTGACGTGGCCCGATCGCGTCGCGGGACCCGCTGCCCCGCACATGATCGGGAAACACCCCGCTCGCCGGGAGGTCGACCGGTTGTGCCCGTGCGTACAACCGTACTCCCTCCTGCGGTATTCCCGCCGACTCGTACCTGGTTTCGATACGGCTCGTCGCAAGCTCCTCGCCTACTCAACCAGCGAGAGAACCCAGCGCCCGGTCCCAAGCGCCTCGCCTACTCAACCAGCGAGAGAACCCAGCGCCCGGTCCCAAGCGCCTCGCCCACTCAACCAGCGACACAACCCAGCGCCCGGTCCCAAGCGCCTCGCCCACTCAACCAGCGACACAACCCAGCGCCCGGTCCCAAGCGCCTCGCCCACTCAACCAGCGACACAACCCAGCGCCCGGTCCCAAGCGCCTCGCCCACTCAACCAGCGACACAACCCAGCGCCCGGTCCCAAGCTCCTCGCCTACACAACCAGCGAGAGAACCCGGCGCTCGTCGCAATGACTCGTCCGGCGTGAACCACCGCCGGCCGAGTAGCGCCGACCGAACGCAGTGAGGACGCCGCGTATCGAGGTCAGCGCCCCGCAACCGACCCGGCGACCTTCTCCGCGAGCCGGACGAGTTGGTTCTCCGCGTCGTCCATGGCGACTTCCACCGAGCCGGCGACGTCGACGATGGCATGCGCACCGACTATGCCCGACTCCGCGATCTCCGCCGGCGAGAGCGTGACCTGCCCCGCGAGCACCACCGTCTGCGCTCCGGCACCCGACGCACCGGAGGTCGACGCCGCGTTGTGCAGGGCCGAGACCACCTTTCCGCGCAGTGTCTGCGAGTCGAACCTGCCCTCGCCGGTGATGACGAGGTCGGCGGCAGCGACGTCGGCGGTCAGGTCGGTGGCGTCGGCGACGACGGTCGCCCCGGACACCCGGCTGCCACCGAGAGCAATGAGGGCGGCTCCCAGCCCACCCGCTGCGCCGGCACCGGCGTCGGCGGTGACGTCGCGCCCGGCGAGCTCGTTCAGCGTGACCGACCACTCCGTCAGGCGTTTCTCGAGCAGTTGGACGGTCTCGGGGTCGGCGCCTTTCTGCGGTCCGAACACCGCGGCGGCGCCCAGCGAACCGAGCAGCGGGTTCTCCACATCCGACGCCACGACGATCTCGACGCCGGCAAGTCGTTCGCGCGCCCGCTCCGGTCCGCCGAGCGCGTCGACGAGTCCCGCGCCGCCGTCGGTGGTGGCGCTGCCGCCGAGTCCGACGACGAGGTGTCGTGCGCCACGCGCGAGTGCCGCCGCCACGAGCTCGCCGACTCCGTGCGTGGTGGCCGCGACCGCGGTCCGCGGGGTCGGACGCCCGCCCAGTTGATGAAGACCACAGGCCTGGGCGCATTCGACGTAGGCGGTCGACGACGCGTCGTCGAAGAGCCAGTGCGCGGTGACGCCGGCACCGAGCGGACCGTGCACGTCCTCGGCGACGAT harbors:
- a CDS encoding glycerate kinase, whose translation is MRILIAPDSFGDTMSAVVASAAISRGWAAARPDDTLVLAPQSDGGPGFVDVLASRFGEIVAEDVHGPLGAGVTAHWLFDDASSTAYVECAQACGLHQLGGRPTPRTAVAATTHGVGELVAAALARGARHLVVGLGGSATTDGGAGLVDALGGPERARERLAGVEIVVASDVENPLLGSLGAAAVFGPQKGADPETVQLLEKRLTEWSVTLNELAGRDVTADAGAGAAGGLGAALIALGGSRVSGATVVADATDLTADVAAADLVITGEGRFDSQTLRGKVVSALHNAASTSGASGAGAQTVVLAGQVTLSPAEIAESGIVGAHAIVDVAGSVEVAMDDAENQLVRLAEKVAGSVAGR
- a CDS encoding bifunctional phosphatase PAP2/diacylglycerol kinase family protein is translated as MRRLRHRASGLSQITRGMGTLDAEIYDSIARSPSPLLDKTMPVLTHAADHSKLWMAIAAGLAVSGRPSLQRGAARGIVSLAATSLVTNQAAKRIRRRPRPSTGLIPVPRRGRRQPTSNSLPSGHSASAAAFAVGVAAESPPAGLVLGALAGLVGLSRVATGAHYPGDVVAGLGIGAAIATVGTRVVPPITRPSLSLADPTTVDAEPRPDGAGLVVVVNPTSGDGRGRQVLDAIRDALPAAEVVVLDENDDIASVFADVAARASIIGVAGGDGTVACAAGAAIHADLPLAVFPAGTFNHFARDIGCGTVEATVDAVASGSVIKVDAVWLNDSRLILNTASIGAYPHFVRIRERLRHRISRPLATATAIFRVIRKEANVRIEVEGQVLDVSLFLIGNSIYQPTGFLPTRRLRLDDGLLDVRILETGHRWATLRLLGSLAGGRLERSRLYHEMQVPEFRFTTVDGPVAVSHDGEVEDSFTDAHFRVDYRRLKVYSPARSPRF
- a CDS encoding HesB/IscA family protein, which produces MTVQNETGTATGIILSDAAAVKAKALLDQEGRDDLALRIAVQPGGCAGLRYQLFFDDRTLDGDITSDFGGVTLAVDRMSAPYVQGATIDFVDTIEKQGFTIDNPNATGSCACGDSFN
- a CDS encoding cytochrome c oxidase subunit II gives rise to the protein MKRLGIVVALGLGALLMSGCDANEAMRFGWPEGVTPQGKKMVDLWTWSVIAALVMGILVWALIFWTITFHRANDAKKGVFPRQTAYNVPLELTYTAIPFVIIAVLFYFTVIVQNDVEGKNDDSKVVVDVTAFQWNWKFGYNKVVFDDGSTYDGFEAAGNPFQVQQQAGKTVAEPEVEHGGEHGEELPGPAGGRDDDIRDYLKFNKIETLGSSSEIPVLVLPTGKRIEFNIASADVIHSFWVPEFLYKRDVMPFPEQNSTDPIFQIGAIDRTGAFVGRCAEMCGTYHSMMNFEVRAVTPEDFDSYIRFRQSNPQATNAEALASICQAPEAVTTVPFDTRRKSDGSVTASGNPDDPTLANCTKKES
- a CDS encoding cytochrome c oxidase subunit 4, translated to MKIEARLFEMLTAFFALTGVAYTLFTAFTSKGIEWVGVVGLFFAAGLTLIAGTFFRFVSRRVEIRPEDYEDAEIEDGAGELGFFSPHSWWPILIALGASTFAVGFASGNWWLSIFAVAVILGTAAGLVFEYHVGPEKH
- a CDS encoding DMT family transporter, which produces MSWLILVVSGVLEAVWATALGKSEGFTKLAPSVVFFVALGASMAGLAYAMRDLPVGTAYAVWVGIGAVLTVVYAMATGEQPVSLVQALCLVMIVGGVIGLKLAH
- a CDS encoding carbohydrate kinase family protein; amino-acid sequence: MAIVVCGSIATDHLMKFPGKFSEQLLGDHLEHISLSFLVEDLVVRRGGVGGNICYAMGQLGGNPVLVGAVGSDFHDYRKWLESNGVDCRGVRVSETHHTARFMCTTDETMAQLATFYAGAMSESRDISLADVIAETGAPELVLIGADDPAGMLSHTEACRSADIPFAADPSQQLARLDGEQARTLIDGAAYLFTNEYEWGLLRQKAGLSEAQVAQMVGVRITTLGKDGVEIVERDGTRIHVPVVPETAKVDPTGVGDGFRAGFLSALSKGLGFERAAQVGSMVAVLVLETVSTQDWSWDAESAFARIEGAYGAEAAAEIKAAF